The sequence GAGAAGATCCACTCATTGGTTTTGTACCAAGCCTGACAAGGCCTCAGTTGTCAAAGGTGGCACCAGGAGGATGTCACACATAGGAGTAAAACTATTCCTAGAGCAAATGATGATGAGACATCTGAAGGTGAATGCATGCTTGTACCCACACGTGGAGGCTTTGTGGGAGACTAAGGGGTCTGTGAAAGAGAGCTCCAGTCAGAGTAAGAAATCCAGCCCACAGATGGACAGTCTTGGTCCTGAGAGCGCTCGCCAGCACTTCCGGAGCTTCTATTATCATGAAGCACCTGGACCGCTTGAGGCTGTCAGCCAACTGCAGGAATTATGCCATCAGTGGCTGAGGCCAGAGATCCACTCAAAAGAGCAGATCTTGGAATTGCTGGTGCTAGAGCAGTTCCTGACCATTCTGCCCAGGGATATCCAGAACTGGGTGCAGAAGTATCATCCACAGAGCATCAGAGAGGCTGTGGCCCTGGTAGACCGTTTTCAGAAAGAACATGGTGGAATAAGTAATGAGGTGAGCAGAAAGATTCCTTACGTGTACACTGAAATAGGGTAAAggtccgggggggggggggctgctaATTGGATAATGGGATGGATTAGGTCACTGTTCTGTTGTTGCTTTAGAACAGCTAAGTGCGATCTGAAATCACAGACTGGCAGCGACAGTCAGCCTCCAGGTTTCGGAGTTCCTGGGAGTCTTTCCTGGCCTTcgagaaaagaaatgcatttcgCCCTCTTCAGGGCCAGGGTGAATTGAGGGTGATGGGCCTGGTCTAGCATGGCCGAGGAGACAGGACTTagcaacagagaaataaaaggcaagaaagacttggggaaggagaaaaaaacctgaaagcgTGGACAGCACTTAGAGGTCAAAGGCAAGAGAGGGTAGCAACTGAAGTATAAATCAAATATCTCTGGGGAGACTGCAAAGgaagagatagaaagaaaaaagggaaacaggGATACGGAAAGAAGAAAAGTgccaacagaaaaatggagagaaagtgCTGAGGGGTGGTGCCCTCTGTGGTGGGAACACACATCTCAGGGCCAGGAGGAAAGAGCCCTGTGGCCTCCCTTAGTGCTCGGCCTTGGCCTTGCTGGTGAGTGGGGAACCAAGGTCTGTCCTTGGGAGATGGCAGCACACTTCCTTTCCTCGAGAGTCCACCTTGAGGAACACAGGTGTCTTATTACAACTGAAGCATATGGAGGAAAGTTAGAGTCCCAACTCTTCcctcattttttccctctgctgCATCCCCTTTCTCCATGAAATCGTTCCCTGGACATGGGAGGATTGGAAAATCTGACTGACAGGAAAACCTTTTTTCTTTGCATCCTTATTGTTTTAGAGAAAACTAGAAGATACAAATCCACTAGGTCAAGGATCCAAGTCTAGAAAGCAAGAGAGTGGAGGCAGCGAAAGGACAGGCATCCTACCCCACCCTGCTCGTGGCCTGAGCTGTGGCCATCTGTTGAGGGGTGGAGGCCAGCAGCAGTCACAGCTTCTCTCATTTTATCCTAATCTTCCCAGATCACGTGTATAGTTCCTTGTGAGGAAACCATGGTGCagtatctcttttaaaaaatgacttcctgggcttccctggtggcgcagtggttgagaatctgcctgctaatgcaggggacatgggttgagccctggtctgggaggatcccacatgccgcagagcgactaggcccgtgagccacaactactgagcctgcgcgtctggcgcctgtgctccgcaacaagagaggccgcgacagtgagaggcccgcacaccgcgataaagagtggcccccgcttgccacaactagagaaagccctcgcacagaaacgaagacccaacacagcaaaaattaattaattaatttaaaaaatgacttcctTTAACGTTACACGCTCCCCAAACCTGGGCTCTAGTCTTGTTtgttcctccaccaccaccccaagaCCAAAAGTTCTTTGCTAATGAGGATGGGGATTATTTCTAGGTCACAGCCCATGAGCTGGGAAAGGAGGCATTGCTCTTGGGAGGAACAGCAGTGGCCCCAGGCTTTAAGTGGAAGCCAGCAGAGCCCCAACCAATGGGTGTGTTCCAGAAAGAATGTTGGAATACATACCGGGTACTGCAAGAACAGCTGGGCTGGAATACTCAGAAAGAAACCCAGCCTTTATATGGAAGAGGTGAGGAGCTTCATAATAATTCTCTTCTCCTGGGAGCTGTGATAGTAATTGGTTCAGCTAGAATGTCACGGGAATTTTCCAGCTGCCCAGCCCTGCTGGCACTTAGGATGTCTCTCTGGTGGGAGTATAGTAGGCCAGTGGTGGGTGAAGGTGAGGGTCATTCTGTGGTACAGAAACATCCCAACCACAGAACCCTGGTATTTACAATGTGGACCTTGCTCCTTAGAAatgtgagaggagagaggaagatacAGCAGGGACAGGCGGGGTCATCTCACCCTTACAAGTTAAAGGAGAAATTGGGATCAGAAATGGGCTGTCATTGGCAGAATGGGAAGATAATTGTACACcaggaaaaaagtaataaatctccCACATTTCCTACCGTACACTGGAGGACCTGAGGCTTTCATTTTCAAACACCTCTAATTCTTGCCCAGCTCAGCGAACAGTTTATTTTATGAGAGGAAAAACATAatggatttccttttatttcatgaaaTCTGTGGAAAGAGTCAACTGGGAACCAATTCTGCGGAGTGGTGGATATTTGGTTCTTGTTTGCAAGGAGAAGGCCACTTCTGGCACAGCACatcacacacgcacgcacacacacgtgcgcgaAGATGAGCCATCTTTACCGAAGGAGTCCTATATTGTAGAAATTGCCTCAGGGTATTcgtaaatagaaaagagaaagttttTCTGGCTCTTTTCCCCCCACAGCTGTGCCTGCTCAACAGATTCTAGCCTTTTCTGAGCAGGAAAGCACCCCAAGCTGGAAGATGGCATCTGAGCTCATCCTGCCTGAGTCCCAGGTGAGCTGTACTTTCCAGCTTTTCCAGGCAGCCTGAACGTGGCCTTGTCTGCTTTTCTCTGCTACCCATGACCCACCCGTACCTGGCAGGTGCTCTGAGGGGCGTTAGCCCCAGGTGTTCGCTAGGCAACGAGGCTTGGCCCTGTGGGAATTGGGCACCTCCCAAGCTGTGTACTGATCTCTTTGGTGCCTTCCTTTTCTGCCATCTCActtcttttcccttaaatatTATACTCTTAAGGTCTTCAGTGACTGACCTCCCGTGTCATTCGGAGATGAGTGATAGGATGGCTTTTGTCGTGGCAAGTACTGAACTACAACTTATTCTCTTCTTTAGAGTCTGTTGACATTTGAAGATGTGGCCTTGTTTTTTACCGAGGAAGAATGGCAATTACTGGACCCTGCTCAGAAGATCCTCTACAATAATGTAATGCAGGAAAACTATGAGACTGTCATCTCTCTAGGTAAagattcttcctttcctttgtgtAGAACTTGTGTAATCTGTCCCGTCCTCAGTTCATGAAAAATGAACTCCTGTGAGAAAGTCCCAGTGTTCCAGTGGCGGGTTGGTTCTCAGCTTGAtggtgtggggaaaaggaaaggcaTATCCAGACCACCCGGAGAGCTTTTTACGAATACACATCTCACTTCTTTATTCTAGGTAGAGTTCTTGATCTCTCATACTCGTGCCCCACCCTGCAAACCCACTCTTCCCATATCTTTTCCATGTCAGTAGCAGGCACCACGACTTACCCAGTTGCTCAGGCCCAAAACCTCTCAGTTATCCTTCTTTCTGGTCTTTTTGTTACACCCCCCAGCCGATCCGTCAGCAAGTGCCCTGAGCTCTGTCTTCAAAATAGGTCCTGCAACGccgttaatcaactatactccagtataagataaaaaagtttttaacaaaAGGTGCTGAATACAACCACGTCTCAACCTCTTCTGCTCTCACCATCTGGTCTAAGCCACCTCATCTCTAAACAGGTCTGCTGGAATACCACTGGACTCCCCGCCCCCTCCACGTCGTTTCCATCTGTCCTCCTTATAGGTTTAGTTCTTCGCTTCATCATTGCATATCCACCTACAACCACAGTAgagtataaagaagatgtggaatctaagattCTGCCCGTTTAAATGTTGGGagtaaataaaagtataaaagagtCATTCATTTTTCCTGAAAATAGTCTGGAATTAAGATGGCAGTCCATGACCTCAAAGTTTTATTCTCAGAACATTATCATTGCACCCTAAACTTAAAGCGATCTGTTTAGCACAAGGGCAAGAACCATAGACCCGAGGTCCCCAAGAGTTCAAGGACAGTCTTAGAGAGTCTCCTTGAGGTAAGTGTATACATAGGAAGAGGAGAAGATTCCTTGATAGGAACCGTTATAGGAgcttaacatttttaagattctgttcctgtatttttttaattaaattttaattgagttaattgtagattcatatgcatatttaaaatgtaatacaaaGAGAACCCATGTACACTTTACCCATTTTCCCTCAATGATAACTTTTGCAAAAGTatataatatcacaaccaggatattaaTACTGATATAGTCCACTGACCTTATTCATGTTTCCGTTTTcccttgtatgtgtgtgtgtttagatctATAAAGTTTTATCACATGTTGAGGTTTGTGTATTCACCCCCACAATCAAGATACTGGACAGTTACATAACCACAAGGAGCCCTcctgttgcccttttataaccacacaCACTTCCCTCCCACATCCCACCCCATCACCAACCTAtgccaaccactgatctgttctacagttttttaattttgccatttcaaaaatgttatatgaaTAGAGTCATGCAGTATGTAGCTTTGGGGGATTAACTTTTCTCATTCAGAATAAGTCCCTGGAAATTCATCTTAGCTATTGCGTGTATTGGTAGTTCAGATGAACTGCTGAGAAGCATTCCATGATAttgatataccacaatttgtttaaccattcacccatcGAAAGGTATTTTTGCTGTCTTCAGTTTTTGGCTATTGCGAATAAAGCTGCCGTGAACATTCACGTACAGGATTTTGTGTAGAGATAAGTTTTcgtttctctgggataaatgccttTAAGGGTGCAATTGCTGTTTCATATGGTAATTACGTGTttaatgccaaactgtttttcaaagttgctgtaccattttacattctcagccAGCAATGGATGTGATCCAGTTTTTCTACATTCTTGCCATTGCTTAGTAGtatcaccatttttaaaaaatactttttttgccTTTCTGCTAAGTAtgtagtgttatctcattgtggtttggatttgcatttccctaatagctaatgatgttttgtagcttttcatgtgcttatttgctatctctATGTTCAGTGAAATGgcttttgcccatattttaattaagttgttttttaactgttgagttttgagagttctttatagatTCTAGATTCTAGTGCTTTCgtggatatgtggtttgcaaggAGTTTCCCCAaggctgtgtatttttctttttatcctcttccCATGGGCTTCCACAGAGTAAAAGTTTTGAATTGTGATaaccaatttttaattttttccttttacagattGTATTTTTGTTATCAAGGCTAGCAGTCTGACTAGCTGTAGATCCCtaaaattttctgtgtttttcctaaaagttttataattttacatttaagtccacGATTCTTATTGAGTTGATTATTATATAAGGTATGAAGTTTAGgttgaagttcatttttttgcTATGGAGGTCCAGTTGCTTCAGCCtcgtttgttgaagagactggCCTTCCTCCACTGAAATGCTTTTGcacttttgtcaaagatcagttggaCATATTTGTGTACATCTATTTTGTTCCATCGAGCTATGTGTCTATCCTTCTGCCAGTAttgcactgtcttgattactgtagctgtacAATTTAGGAAGCCTTAATATCTATCAGGTAGAGTGATTCttcctactttattcttttgtcaagataaaattttattttagctattctagggcCTGTtcctttccatgtaaattttagaataagcttatcTATGTCTACAATAAACTTTGTTGGAATTTTGCTAGAAATTACATTAAAGCTATATGTTAATTTGAGGGGGAGTGATATCTTTACTATGTTGATCTTTCTAATCAGTGAACACAGTATGTCTATTTATTCGggtcttctttgacttctttcatcagctttttgtaattttcagtgtacagatcttttgcATGTTTGTTACGTGTATGTAGAAGCTAATTTTCATTGgagcaattgtaaatggtattattttaaatttggtttctgcatgtttattgtttttgtatAGGCGTGCCactaattttgttttgttctcttatCCTGTGACCctactgaattcacttattagttctaagaaGTTTTTTAAGTCTTTCACTATTACCTATGATGTTAGTACAGGTTTTTTTGTTGATACTCTTATCAGGTCGATATAATTCCTTATTTTCTGAGTGTTTTTTTATCGTGAATGGATGTGGGgtttgtcaaatacttttctgTGTCAGTTAATGGGATTATGATCTTTCAAAGCTCGTTGATATGGTGGGTTACGTTGATtgatttcaaatgttgaaccagctttgCATACCTGCagtaaatcctacttgatcatggtatataattcttaaTTATTGTTACATtcagtttgccagtattttgttgaggattgttgtaTTTAAGTTCATGGGAGCtgttagtctgtagttttcttttttagtactGTCTTTGTATGATTTTGCTATCAGGGTAATTACTGGTCTTATAAAATGACTTGGGTAgtatttcttcctcttgtcttttctggaagagattatataAAAGTGGTGTTAGTTctataaatatttggtagaattcttcaGTAACACTATATGAACCTGGAGATGTCTTTTTTAGCagcttttaaattatgaattcagtTTCTCTAATGGTCAGAGTgctattcagattatctatttcatattggTTGAATTATGGTAGTTTGTGGATTTTGAgaaatttgcccatttttcctaacttttaaaatccatgaacataagttgttcatagtattcccttattatctttttttttttttttttttttgcggtacgcgggcctctctcactgttgtggcctctcccgctgcggagcacaggctctggatgcgcaggctcagcggccatggctcacgggcccagccgctccgcggcatgtgggatcttcctggaccggggcacgaacccacgtcccctgcatcggcaggcggactctcaaccactgcgccaccagggaagcccccttattaaTTTCTTAATTGCTTCAGAATGTGTAGAGATATACCCAATTTCCTTCTTGACACTGATGGTTTATATCTTCTCTCCTATTATTTTTGTCAGTGTTGAtataggtttatcaattttattttctttaagaataagCTTTTTGTTTGATTGTGATTTCTGTTGTgatctttattattcctttcttcaactttttaaaattttattttgctttttttctagtttcttgagttaggaacttaagattatttatttgagacctttcctcttttttattgtAAGCATTTAGGGCTATACATTTTCCTCTGAGCGTTCCCTTAGCTGCATTccacatattttgatatattttaatttcattttcatttaactatgtatttttaaattacccTTGAGActttctttttgaatcatggattatttagaagtatactgtttcatttccatatatttttagatttttctgttgtctttctgGTTTTGACTTCCAGTCTGATTCCATTTTTGTCAGATTGCCTTTTCTCACTcaagctgtgatttttttttttttttggttctaggtgtgatgtgttattttctttattgcatCCTGATCATTTTGTCTATTATGTTAGGAGAGTCTGGgtcctatttaaatattttattttaatgggcAGTCACTCTGTTTTAATTTAGCACACAGGTTCTTTCCTACTTTTGTGGAGTATGTGTCTAGTGACAGTTTAGTTTTCAGAGCCTTTATAGTGTTATTGTGGTCTCCTTGGTTTATATGGTACTGCTAGGGTTCCCTTGCGTCCCCGCTGGTGCTGCCTGATGGTGAGGAAGATATTTACCTAGGCCAGAGTGTCTCTCAGTGGGAATCTCTGACCTGTAGGGATGAAGAGGCTTCCTGGGCCCGGCCACTTGTGGCTAGGTCCCTCTTGCTAGTTCTGCATGCCTAATTTGGTGTCTCCTCACTGGAGTTCTAGTGTTGTCAGAAGGTTTCCCATTCAGATTTGGGAAGGAATAAGCCTATCCAGATAGCCTTCTGTTGCTAGGTTGCGGTTTGGAAAACACTAGATCTGGTTTGCCTTCTTTTTTGGGTGTGGGGATGTAAGACACCTGCTGTGTTACTCTTGTAGTTCTGGGGTCCCAAACCATTTTGCCTTCTTTTTACCACTTTTTAGAATTCTCTGTCCATTGTGTCTTGCATTCTTGAATGGGTTTGTTGTTGTGCCTAGCAAGGAGGATCAGGGAGAAATGGGTCTGTGCCATTTTGTCCAGATTGGACCAGAAATCACttgttcttgtattttttaaaagctgtcatcgttgatttttcttttcattcctgtagttttcttgttttgggaTCAGATGTCTGATTCTTCTGTTTATTCCAACAGGGTTAAAGCTCAAAAATGACACTGGAAATGACCAACCTATGTCTCTTTCTACATTAGAAATACAAGCATCAGGATGCAAAGTATTAAGAAAGGCCAGAATGAAAGTTGCCCAGAAAACAACGGGCAAAGAAAATCATGGTGGTACACACAGGGTACGGAAACGGCATCGAGCTTttccagggaagaaaagaaagaaacttacaaCTTGCAGACAAGAGCTTCCAAAACGTATGGATCTTCATGGGAAAGGCCATGCAGGAGAGAAACCTTTTAAATGTCAGGAATGTGGGAAAAGCTTCAGGGTTAGCTCTGACCTAATTAAGcaccagagaattcacactgaagagaaaccctataaatgtCAACAATGTGATAAGAGGTTTAGGTGGAGTTCAGATCTTAATAAGCACTTACTGGCACACCAAGGAATAAAACCATATAGATGCTCATGGTGTGGGAAAAGCTTCAGTCATAACACAAATCTACACACCCACCTAAGAAttcacacaggagaaaaaccCTTTAAATGTTATGAATGTGGGAAAAGATTCATTCAGAACTCCCACCTTATTAAACACCAGAGAACCCACACAGGTGAGCAGCCTTATACTTGTAGCATATGCAGGAGAAATTTTAGCAGGCGGTCAAGCCTTCTTAGACACCAGAAACTCCACAGGAGAAGGGAATCGTGTCCAGTGTCTCCAGTCTGAAGAAAGCCAGCAGCTAGAGCTTGACCCTAGAGGtgataaaagaatacaaaatgatGAGGCACCCAGTGATAGGAATCTATCATCAACAAAATTTGGGAGGGGCACATGTCATGTTTCATAAAAAGGAATCTAAACTCTCTTTTATTCAGCATTGTATCCTCAGTGCCTCCTAGCACAAGACTGATCCATAATGActtctttataaataaaagagtgaaatagTTCTCATATATCTAAagttacctatctatctatttctAACTATCTGTATCTGTCTGGTTACTCAGCTTCCCCACCCTCCGTGATCTAAATTCTTCAGGTAtcaggtgctcagcaaatatgTGATGGCCATGAGTCCTACTCCCATTCTTTCTCAGGAGAGACGGAAAATAAGTATTCAGGTCCTCTGAAGGGAGCTCAGAGAGAATTACTAAGTTTGAGGCAGTTTCTGTGGCTACCATTCTGGCTACATGAACAACCAAACCAGGGTTCAGGGAACTTCATTCTGGAATAGGAAGAGAGGGTTCAGTGTTTGCCCTGGGAGAAGTACCCCCATTCTAGTTGCCTCTCTCCTGAGCAGCCACTACTGCTGCAGTGTTTTCTGTCAAAGGAATTCCAAGCAGCACGCAGAGGCCTGAATGCCAGCACAGACCTAGGGACCCTGGAAGCACTTGATATCTTTCTTCCTGCTGGTCCTCTCAACACTGAGGTATTCAGAATGAAATGATGAAGGAGGTAATCGGGGCCCTCATCCAGGTATCTGTAGAAGGCAGAGGGCAGTGGTGAATGGCCTTTTTTTGACTTTCACTATGTGGACTGGAAGGCTTTCAAGTTGATGCCACCCTGCTCCAGGACCTAACAGGAGGCCCATTTTTATGGCTGTTCAGCCACAGCTCCATATACATGGATGCTTTGCAGGAAGGTCTGGATATTTTGCAAACTGATTTACTAGAGTGGTAAGGAGAGCCACGTGGCCTCATGGCCTCGTAGCCTCGGTGAACATTGGATGTGAGGAGGGAGTGTCCAGTCAGAGCAGGGTGAGGCCTGTGACTTAGAGTGATAGCTCAGTGAGAGCCAGGTCAGACAGAAACTGGTTTGTTCATGGTGgttcctcttccttccccattGGCCTGAGGTTGCGCAGTTGGCCCTCTATATCCACAGGTTCCACGtgcacagattcaaccaaccgcggATCAAAAAAATTCCAGAGCTTAGGAAAGGTAAAACATGAATTTGCTGCATGCTGGCAACTGtttgcatagcatttacattgtactagGTATTGTAGgtaatctagaggtgatttaaagtatatgggaagatgtgtgtaggttatatgtaaatactgcaccattttacataagggacttaagcatcctcagattttggtagcTGCAgggggtcctagaaccaatcccctgcGGGAGAGACAACTGTATCTCCTGAGAAGACGATGTGATGTcaagggaagggcagggaagtTGGAAGACATGGGTTTATACCTGTGTCAGATCCTAGTTTAGGATGTTGGTCAAGCCTTCTATATa is a genomic window of Phocoena sinus isolate mPhoSin1 chromosome X, mPhoSin1.pri, whole genome shotgun sequence containing:
- the ZNF75D gene encoding zinc finger protein 75D isoform X1, with product MSHIGVKLFLEQMMMRHLKVNACLYPHVEALWETKGSVKESSSQSKKSSPQMDSLGPESARQHFRSFYYHEAPGPLEAVSQLQELCHQWLRPEIHSKEQILELLVLEQFLTILPRDIQNWVQKYHPQSIREAVALVDRFQKEHGGISNEVTAHELGKEALLLGGTAVAPGFKWKPAEPQPMGVFQKECWNTYRVLQEQLGWNTQKETQPLYGRAVPAQQILAFSEQESTPSWKMASELILPESQSLLTFEDVALFFTEEEWQLLDPAQKILYNNVMQENYETVISLGLKLKNDTGNDQPMSLSTLEIQASGCKVLRKARMKVAQKTTGKENHGGTHRVRKRHRAFPGKKRKKLTTCRQELPKRMDLHGKGHAGEKPFKCQECGKSFRVSSDLIKHQRIHTEEKPYKCQQCDKRFRWSSDLNKHLLAHQGIKPYRCSWCGKSFSHNTNLHTHLRIHTGEKPFKCYECGKRFIQNSHLIKHQRTHTGEQPYTCSICRRNFSRRSSLLRHQKLHRRRESCPVSPV
- the ZNF75D gene encoding zinc finger protein 75D isoform X2, whose product is MSHIGVKLFLEQMMMRHLKVNACLYPHVEALWETKGSVKESSSQSKKSSPQMDSLGPESARQHFRSFYYHEAPGPLEAVSQLQELCHQWLRPEIHSKEQILELLVLEQFLTILPRDIQNWVQKYHPQSIREAVALVDRFQKEHGGISNEVTAHELGKEALLLGGTAVAPGFKWKPAEPQPMGVFQKECWNTYRVLQEQLGWNTQKETQPLYGRAVPAQQILAFSEQESTPSWKMASELILPESQSLLTFEDVALFFTEEEWQLLDPAQKILYNNVMQENYETVISLGPLGTVSDCGLKIQLPRESCKAIQSQMTLKKDKWDDKTHCFSSFFLQLPFLGDLSRPPRSVVLSS
- the ZNF75D gene encoding zinc finger protein 75D isoform X3; this encodes MSHIGVKLFLEQMMMRHLKVNACLYPHVEALWETKGSVKESSSQSKKSSPQMDSLGPESARQHFRSFYYHEAPGPLEAVSQLQELCHQWLRPEIHSKEQILELLVLEQFLTILPRDIQNWVQKYHPQSIREAVALVDRFQKEHGGISNEVTAHELGKEALLLGGTAVAPGFKWKPAEPQPMGVFQKECWNTYRVLQEQLGWNTQKETQPLYGRAVPAQQILAFSEQESTPSWKMASELILPESQSLLTFEDVALFFTEEEWQLLDPAQKILYNNVMQENYETVISLGPLGTVSDCGLKIQLPRESCKAIQSQATSVGCALFLKLPVASTSHG